The DNA segment CAGCTCGTCTATCGCGAGCCGCTGGTCTGGCTGGCGCGCGATCCGGAGCGGGTGATGCGGGGCGACGTGCTGCCGCTGATCGCCTTTCCGCCGCCGAGCATTACTCGCAGCGTTGCACTCGAAGCACTGGAGCGGGCAGGCGTGCCGTGGCGCATCGTCTGCACCTGCGGCAGCCTTAGCGGCCTGACGGCCGCCGCCCGTGCCGGAATGGGCGTTCTGGTGCAGCCGCGCAGCATGGCCCCGGCCGGATTGCGGGAAATTACGTCGGATAGGTTGCCACGGCTCGAGGATGTGGAATTCGTGCTGGTGGCGCGGCGCGGCGCGGACAGGGCACTGGTGAAAGCCCTGTCCGGTGAAATCCTGGCGACGGTCGGCGGGCTGCAGGCGTCCCTGGCAGGCAAACCGTCGCTCTGATCAGAGCGCCTTCAGGAACTGATCGACATCATGGGGCGTCGTTGCAAAGCTGGTGACCAGGCGGTAGAGGCCCTCGTCGCCGGCGACGGTATCCGCCAGCGCATGCGGCACAGGCCAGTCGTAAAACACGGCGCCATCGGCCTGCAGCTTGGCAGCGGTCTCCTTTTTTAGGACGACGAACAGTTCGTTGGAGCCGCTCGGCCAGGCAAGCCGGGTGCTGTTTGAGCCCGCGATGCCGTCGGCGAGCCGGTTTGCCATGCCGTTGGCGTGGCGGGCGAGATCGAGCCAGAGACCGCCTTCCAGATAGGCGTCGAACTGGGCGGCGATGAAGCGGGATTTCGAAAACAGCTGGGCGGAGCGCTTGCGCAGGTAGCCCATTTCCTCGGCCTTCGAGGTATCGAACATGATCAACGCCTCGGCGCACCAGCAGCCATTCTTGGTGCCGCCGAAGGAGAGAAGGTCAATGCCGCGTTTCCAGGTCATTTCGGCCGGTGTCGTATCAAGCGTCACCAGCGCATTGGCAAAGCGGGCGCCGTCCATATGCAAGGGCAGCTTGGCCGCCTTGGCGATGGTGGAGATCGCGTCGATTTCGTCAAGGCTATAGACGGTGCCGGCTTCGGTTGCCTGCGTCATGGTGATCGCCATCGGCTGGCCGCCATGAACGCCGCCGCCGCGTGTGCGCTGGATTTCCCTTTCCAGCCGGGCTGGATCCATCTTGCCGTGGGGGCCATCGACCGGCGCAAGCTTGGCGCCATGCGAGAAGAATTCGGGCGCTCCGCATTCGTCGGCATTCACATGCGCTTCGCGGTGGCACAGCACATGACCGCCCGGACGATTGGTACTGGCTAGCGCCAGCGAGTTGGCGGCCGTGCCGGTCGCGACGAAGAACACGGCGACGTCGCGCTCGAACACTTCAGACAGCGTCTTTTCGACCTTCTTGTCGAGATCGCTCGTGCCATAGGCCGATGCAAAGCCACCGGCGGCCTTGACGAGGCTTTCGGCGATCACGGGATGGGCGCCTGCCCAGTTGTCGGAGGAGAAAATCATGATGCGATCCTGCTATGCCGGAGAAATGCTCCCCGAATTGGTTGGTCAGGCGAGACCATACGGATGCAGTTGCGGCAATCAATCCAGGAGAGGCGAGATAAGGACAATATCAGACCAGTTTGAAACCAAATTGAAGAAAATATGGAGTTGACGAAAGAAAATTACAAAAACGTGAAATTAACCGCAATGTTCGGCAAAATAGGTCTGAATATTTTGCATGAGTGGTCTTGCGGAGGAGGGTGCTTTCTGGCATAGAGCCTATGAAATAGGACAGTATGACTGTCCTATTTCGGTCTCAAGACCGGAAGGACGCCGGAACGCCCGCCTGATGCGGCTTCCGGCTGACGATTGTAGACCGCGCCGGACGTTATCTGATCCGGGCTGGCGGGACAATCGCGATGGTCGCGAGCACTCTGTGCCGGATGCAGTCAATGCTTCATTTGCGACCGGATCAGGATCATGCAACGATAATGCCGGTGCCGGCCTGAACGGGACTCTTGCCCGCAAAGCCTGCCTGGACTGCGGAAATATCCGGCCATGCCGGGTTAACAGGAGGGAAGACGATGACGGACCTTACGCCATCCACCGTAACTGGGCTCAACATTGCGCGCGAAACCGCGACGGTTGAGACGCATACCGCATTTCCGGGCCTGCCGAAAAAACAGGGTCTTTACGACCCGCGCAACGAACATGATGCCTGCGGCGTCGGTTTCGTCGCCCATATGAAGGGCCAGAAGTCCCACCAGATCGTCAAGGATGGCCTGTTCATCCTGGAAAACCTGACGCATCGCGGCGCTGTCGGCGCCGATCCTTTGATGGGTGATGGTGCCGGCATTCTGGTTCAGATCCCCGACCGCTTCTTCCGTGAGGAAATGGCGCTGCAGGGCGTTACCCTGCCGAAGGCTGGCGAATATGCCGTCGGATACCTGTTCATGCCGCAGGACGAGGCGCAGATCGCCCATTTCAAGCAGGTGATCACCGAGGTCGTTGCGGAAGAGGGCCAGACGCTGCTCGGCTTCCGTGAAGTGCCGGTCGATAACGCCTCTTTGTCCAAGGCCGAGCATATTGCCGCGACCGAGCCGCATCATGTGCAGGTGTTCATCGGGGCCGGCCGCGATGCTGCGACCAATGCCGAATTTGAACGCCGCCTGTTTACGCTGCGCAAGGTGATCTCCAACCGTATCTATAATGCCTTCGAAGGGGCCGAGACCGGCTTCTATCCGGTGTCGCTGTCGACCCAGACCATTGTCTACAAGGGCATGTTCCTGGCCTATCAGGTGGCCGCCTATTTCAAGGATCTGGCCGATCCCCGCTTCGAATCGGCTGTCGCCCTTGTGCACCAGCGCTTCTCGACCAACACCTTCCCGTCGTGGAAGCTGGCGCATCCCTACCGCATGGTCGCCCATAACGGCGAGATCAACACGCTGCGCGCCAACGTCAACTGGATGGCCGCACGCCAGGCTTCGGTATCCTCGCCGCTGTTCGGCGGCGATATTTCCAAGCTGTGGCCGATCTCCTATGAGGGGCAGTCGGATACAGCCTGTTTCGATAACGCGCTCGAATTCCTGGTGCAGGGCGGGTATCCGCTGTCGCATGCCGTCATGATGCTGATCCCGGAAGCCTGGGCCGGCAACCAGCTGATGGCGCCCGAGCGCAAGGCATTCTACGAATATCATGCCGCTCTGATGGAACCGTGGGATGGCCCGGCCGCCGTCTGCTTTACCGATGGCAAGCAGATCGGCGCGACGCTCGACCGCAACGGCCTGCGCCCGGCACGTTATCTCGTCACCGACGACGACCGCGTCATCCTCGCGTCCGAGGCCGGCACCCTGCCGGTCAAGGAAGAGAGCATCGTCAAGAAGTGGCGCCTGCAGCCGGGCAAGATGTTGCTGATCGATATGGAGGAAGGCCGGATCATCTCCGACGAGGAGCTGAAGTCGAACCTTGCCAACCAGCATCCCTACCGCCAGTGGCTGGACAACACCCAGCTCATTCTCGAAGACCTGAAGCCGGTGGAGCCCCGGGCGCTGCGCCGCGACGTGTCGCTGCTCGATCGCCAGCAGGCGTTCGGCTATACCCAGGAAGACACCAAGATCCTGATGTCGCCGATGGCCACGACCGGCCAGGAAGCCATCGGCTCGATGGGCACCGATACGCCGATTTCGGCAATGTCGGACAAGACCAAGCTGCTTTATACCTATTTCAAGCAGAACTTCGCGCAGGTCACCAACCCGCCGATCGATCCGATCCGCGAAGAGCTGGTGATGAGCCTCGTCTCGTTCATCGGTCCGCGCCCGAACCTGCTCGATCATGCCGGCATGGCGCATGCCAAGCGGCTGGAAGTGCGCCAGCCGATCCTGACCAATGGCGATCTGGAAAAGATTCGCTCGATCGGCCACACGGAAGACCGTTTCGACACCAAGACGCTCGATTTCACCTATGATATCGCGCGCGGCGCCGAAGGCATGCCGGAAATTCTCGACCGGCTATGCGAGCGCGCCGAAGCCGCCGTCAAGGGTGGCTACAACATCATCGTGCTGTCTGACCGCCAGATCGGCCCGGACCGCATGGCGATCCCGGCGCTTTTGGCGACCGCCGCCGTCCACCATCACCTGATCCGCAAGGGGCTTCGCACTTCAGTCGGTCTCGTGGTGGAGACCGGCGAGCCGCGCGAAGTGCACCATTTCTGCCTGCTGGCAGGCTATGGCGCCGAGGCGATCAACCCTTATCTCGCTTTCGATACGCTGACCGACATGCACAAGCGCGGCGAATTCCCGAAGGAAGTCGATGGCAGCGAAGTCGTCTACCGCTACATCAAGGCGGTCGGCAAGGGTATCCTCAAGGTCATGTCCAAGATGGGCATCTCGACCTACCAGTCCTATTGCGGCGGCCAGATCTTCGATGCGATCGGTTTGAACTCCGAACTGATCGACCGGTATTTCTTCGGCACGGCAACGCAGATCGAAGGCATCGGCCTGGAAGAAATCGCCAAGGAAACCTTCAACCGCCATCAGGCCGCCTTCGGCGCCGATCCGCTGTTGAAGAGCACGCTCGATATCGGCGGCGAATATGCCTACCGCATGCGCGGCGAAGGCCACGCCTGGTCGCCGGACGCTGTCGCATCGCTGCAGCATGCCGTGCGCGGCAATGCAGAAGATCGCTACCGTGAATTTGCCGAGATGGTGAATGGCGCAGCGTTGCGCATGAACACCATTCGCGGCCTGTTTTCGATCAAGGGCGCGGAAGCGACCGGCCGCAAGCCGATCCCGATCGAGGAGGTCGAGCCGGCTGCCGATATCGTCAAGCGGTTTTCCACCGGCGCCATGTCGTTCGGTTCGATCTCGCGCGAAGCCCATACGACGCTGGCGATTGCCATGAACAGCATCGGCGGCAAGTCGAACACCGGCGAGGGCGGCGAAGAAGCCGACCGTTACCTGCCGCTCTACAACGGCGCGCGCAATCCGGAACGCTCGGCGATCAAGCAGATCGCGTCCGGCCGTTTCGGCGTCACGACCGAATATCTGGTCAATGCCGACATGCTGCAGATCAAGGTGGCGCAGGGTGCCAAGCCCGGCGAGGGCGGCCAGCTGCCCGGCCATAAGGTCGATGCGACCGTTGCCAAGACACGGCATTCGACGCCCGGCGTCGGCCTGATTTCGCCGCCGCCGCACCATGACATCTATTCGATCGAAGATCTGGCGCAGCTGATCTACGACCTGAAGAACGTCAATCCGGAAGCAGATATTTCCGTCAAGCTGGTCTCGGAAGTCGGCGTCGGCACGGTTGCGGCCGGTGTCGCCAAGGCGCGCGCCGACCATATCACCGTCTCCGGCTATGACGGCGGCACCGGCGCGTCGCCGCTGACATCGCTGAAGCATGCCGGTAGCCCCTGGGAAATCGGCCTTGCCGAAACCCATCAGACGCTGGTGCTGAACGGCCTTCGGTCGCGTATCGCTCTGCAGGTCGATGGCGGCCTGAAGACCGGCCGCGACGTCATCATCGGCGCGCTCCTGGGCGCCGACGAGTTCGGCTTCTCCACCGCGCCGCTGATTGCCGCCGGCTGCATCATGATGCGCAAATGTCATCTCAACACCTGTCCGGTTGGTGTGGCGACACAGGACCCGGTCCTGCGCAAGCGCTTCAAGGGTGCGCCCGAGCATGTGGTCAACTACTTCTTCTTCGTCGCAGAGGAAGTACGCGAAATTCTCGCATCGCTCGGTTTTGCCAAGTTCGACGAGGTCATCGGCCTTTCCGAACTGCTTGAAAAGGATGCGATGATCTCGCACTGGAAGGCCAATGGGCTCGACTTCTCCCGCATCTTCCACAAGGTGGATGCGCCGAAGGAAAAGACCTACTGGACGGAGCGGCAGAACCATCCGATCCACGACATTCTCGACCGCAGGCTGATTGCAGAAGCACAGCCGGCGCTGGAATCAAAGACGCCCGTTACCATCGAGGTCGATATCAAGAATGTCGATCGCTCGGCCGGTGCGATGCTGTCCGGTGAAGTTGCCAAGCGTTACCGTCACAAGGGACTGAAGGACGACACGATCACGGTGAAGCTGACCGGCACGGCGGGACAGTCGTTCGGCGCGTTCCTGGCGAACGGCATCACGTTCGAGCTGATCGGCGATGGCAACGACTATGTCGGCAAGGGTCTTTCGGGTGGCCGCATCGTCGTGCGTCCGCCGGAAAATTCCAAGATCGTCGCGGCCAAGTCGATCATCGTTGGGAACACGGTGCTGTACGGCGCGATCTCGGGCGAGTGCTATTTCAACGGCGTCGCCGGCGAACGCTTCGCCGTGCGCAACTCCGGCGCCATCGCGGTTGTCGAGGGGGTGGGCGACCATGGCTGCGAATACATGACCGGCGGTGTGGTCGTGGTTCTCGGCGAGACTGGCCGCAACTTTGCAGCCGGGATGTCGGGTGGTGTTGCCTACGTTCTGGATGAAAGCGACGATTTCCCCAAACGCTGCAATATGGCGATGGTCGAAC comes from the Pararhizobium qamdonense genome and includes:
- a CDS encoding threonine aldolase family protein, producing the protein MIFSSDNWAGAHPVIAESLVKAAGGFASAYGTSDLDKKVEKTLSEVFERDVAVFFVATGTAANSLALASTNRPGGHVLCHREAHVNADECGAPEFFSHGAKLAPVDGPHGKMDPARLEREIQRTRGGGVHGGQPMAITMTQATEAGTVYSLDEIDAISTIAKAAKLPLHMDGARFANALVTLDTTPAEMTWKRGIDLLSFGGTKNGCWCAEALIMFDTSKAEEMGYLRKRSAQLFSKSRFIAAQFDAYLEGGLWLDLARHANGMANRLADGIAGSNSTRLAWPSGSNELFVVLKKETAAKLQADGAVFYDWPVPHALADTVAGDEGLYRLVTSFATTPHDVDQFLKAL
- the gltB gene encoding glutamate synthase large subunit; its protein translation is MTDLTPSTVTGLNIARETATVETHTAFPGLPKKQGLYDPRNEHDACGVGFVAHMKGQKSHQIVKDGLFILENLTHRGAVGADPLMGDGAGILVQIPDRFFREEMALQGVTLPKAGEYAVGYLFMPQDEAQIAHFKQVITEVVAEEGQTLLGFREVPVDNASLSKAEHIAATEPHHVQVFIGAGRDAATNAEFERRLFTLRKVISNRIYNAFEGAETGFYPVSLSTQTIVYKGMFLAYQVAAYFKDLADPRFESAVALVHQRFSTNTFPSWKLAHPYRMVAHNGEINTLRANVNWMAARQASVSSPLFGGDISKLWPISYEGQSDTACFDNALEFLVQGGYPLSHAVMMLIPEAWAGNQLMAPERKAFYEYHAALMEPWDGPAAVCFTDGKQIGATLDRNGLRPARYLVTDDDRVILASEAGTLPVKEESIVKKWRLQPGKMLLIDMEEGRIISDEELKSNLANQHPYRQWLDNTQLILEDLKPVEPRALRRDVSLLDRQQAFGYTQEDTKILMSPMATTGQEAIGSMGTDTPISAMSDKTKLLYTYFKQNFAQVTNPPIDPIREELVMSLVSFIGPRPNLLDHAGMAHAKRLEVRQPILTNGDLEKIRSIGHTEDRFDTKTLDFTYDIARGAEGMPEILDRLCERAEAAVKGGYNIIVLSDRQIGPDRMAIPALLATAAVHHHLIRKGLRTSVGLVVETGEPREVHHFCLLAGYGAEAINPYLAFDTLTDMHKRGEFPKEVDGSEVVYRYIKAVGKGILKVMSKMGISTYQSYCGGQIFDAIGLNSELIDRYFFGTATQIEGIGLEEIAKETFNRHQAAFGADPLLKSTLDIGGEYAYRMRGEGHAWSPDAVASLQHAVRGNAEDRYREFAEMVNGAALRMNTIRGLFSIKGAEATGRKPIPIEEVEPAADIVKRFSTGAMSFGSISREAHTTLAIAMNSIGGKSNTGEGGEEADRYLPLYNGARNPERSAIKQIASGRFGVTTEYLVNADMLQIKVAQGAKPGEGGQLPGHKVDATVAKTRHSTPGVGLISPPPHHDIYSIEDLAQLIYDLKNVNPEADISVKLVSEVGVGTVAAGVAKARADHITVSGYDGGTGASPLTSLKHAGSPWEIGLAETHQTLVLNGLRSRIALQVDGGLKTGRDVIIGALLGADEFGFSTAPLIAAGCIMMRKCHLNTCPVGVATQDPVLRKRFKGAPEHVVNYFFFVAEEVREILASLGFAKFDEVIGLSELLEKDAMISHWKANGLDFSRIFHKVDAPKEKTYWTERQNHPIHDILDRRLIAEAQPALESKTPVTIEVDIKNVDRSAGAMLSGEVAKRYRHKGLKDDTITVKLTGTAGQSFGAFLANGITFELIGDGNDYVGKGLSGGRIVVRPPENSKIVAAKSIIVGNTVLYGAISGECYFNGVAGERFAVRNSGAIAVVEGVGDHGCEYMTGGVVVVLGETGRNFAAGMSGGVAYVLDESDDFPKRCNMAMVELEPVPEEDDMLEKLHHHGGDLMHKGMVDVAGDMTRHDDERLYQLISNHLHYTGSPRAKEILDHWVEFRPKFRKVMPVEYRRALEEMERMRMGIAAE